A genomic segment from Stappia indica encodes:
- a CDS encoding YebC/PmpR family DNA-binding transcriptional regulator — MAGHSQFKNIMHRKGRQDAVRSKIFSKLSKEITVAAKMGGPDINSNPRLRLAVQNAKAQSMPKDNIQRAINKSQAGDGDNYEELRYEGYGPAGVAVIIELLTDNRNRSASNVRSYFSKCGGSMGETGSVAFMFDRIGEIVYPAAAGTADAMLEAAIEAGAEDVQSDENSHVITCAFEDLGDVSKALEETLGEAETVKAVWKPQTLTPVDADKAQTMLKLIGLLEDDDDVQNVYSNFDVDEETLARLTAA, encoded by the coding sequence ATGGCCGGACATTCCCAATTCAAGAACATCATGCATCGGAAGGGCCGTCAGGACGCCGTCCGCTCGAAGATCTTCTCCAAGCTGTCGAAGGAGATCACGGTCGCGGCGAAGATGGGCGGACCGGACATCAACTCCAATCCGCGCCTTCGCCTGGCCGTGCAGAATGCCAAGGCCCAGTCGATGCCCAAGGACAACATCCAGCGGGCCATCAACAAGTCGCAGGCCGGTGACGGCGACAATTACGAAGAGCTCCGCTACGAGGGCTACGGTCCGGCAGGCGTTGCGGTGATCATCGAGCTGCTGACCGACAACCGCAACCGCTCGGCCTCCAACGTGCGCTCCTACTTCTCCAAGTGCGGCGGCTCGATGGGCGAGACCGGTTCGGTCGCCTTCATGTTCGACCGTATCGGCGAGATCGTCTATCCGGCCGCGGCCGGCACTGCCGATGCCATGCTCGAGGCCGCCATCGAGGCTGGTGCGGAGGACGTGCAGTCCGACGAGAACAGCCACGTGATCACCTGCGCCTTCGAGGACCTGGGCGATGTGTCCAAGGCGCTGGAAGAGACCCTCGGCGAGGCCGAGACCGTCAAGGCCGTGTGGAAGCCGCAGACGCTGACCCCGGTCGATGCCGACAAGGCCCAGACCATGCTGAAGCTGATCGGCCTGCTGGAAGACGACGACGACGTGCAGAACGTCTACTCGAACTTCGACGTCGACGAGGAAACGCTGGCCCGCCTGACGGCTGCCTGA
- a CDS encoding 5-formyltetrahydrofolate cyclo-ligase has translation MIFPDTDISQEIRALRELKSVRRKEALGRRAGLPFQARIEGGLALAEAVEALGFPDGAIVSGFWPIRDEIDPRPLMDALRARGHALCLPAIVDGDLVFRRLTRETVLVPAGFGTAEPPADADVLLPDCMLVPLAAFDRRGGRIGYGRGYYDRAIARIGTERGAPPATVGIAFSLQEVESVPEENHDRRLDRILTERGFIQLEGPERA, from the coding sequence TTGATCTTTCCCGATACCGACATTTCGCAAGAGATCCGCGCCCTGCGCGAATTGAAGTCCGTGCGCCGCAAGGAGGCGCTCGGGCGCCGCGCCGGCCTGCCCTTTCAGGCGCGGATCGAGGGCGGGCTCGCCCTTGCCGAAGCTGTGGAGGCGCTCGGCTTTCCTGACGGCGCCATCGTTTCCGGCTTCTGGCCGATCCGCGACGAGATCGATCCCCGCCCCTTGATGGATGCGCTGCGGGCGCGCGGGCATGCGCTGTGCCTGCCGGCCATTGTCGACGGGGACCTGGTGTTCCGCCGGCTGACCCGCGAGACCGTGCTGGTGCCGGCCGGCTTCGGGACGGCCGAACCGCCGGCCGATGCCGATGTCCTGCTGCCCGACTGCATGCTGGTGCCGCTGGCCGCCTTCGACAGGCGCGGCGGCCGGATCGGCTACGGCCGGGGCTATTACGACCGGGCCATCGCGCGCATCGGCACGGAACGCGGAGCGCCGCCGGCAACTGTCGGTATTGCCTTTTCGCTGCAGGAAGTGGAAAGCGTGCCGGAGGAAAACCACGACCGCCGCCTCGACCGGATCCTGACCGAGCGCGGCTTCATCCAACTGGAAGGACCCGAGCGGGCATGA
- a CDS encoding TIGR00282 family metallophosphoesterase has translation MRLLFLGDLVGRSGRQAATDMLPGLVERHSIDFVIVNGENSAAGFGITEEILQDVLDAGADVVTTGNHVWDQRDTLVYIERQDRLLRPLNFPQGAPGRGANLFTARNGARVLVMNVMGRVFMDSLDDPFVAVERVLDATPLGQVADAIVIDMHAEATSEKQALAHFVDGRATLVVGTHTHVPTADHQILPGGTAYMSDAGMCGDYDSVLGMEKDEPISRFLRKIPSGRFTPAMGDATVCGVAVEVDDASGLATAIEPVRLGGRLARALPSFWTAG, from the coding sequence ATGAGGCTGCTGTTTCTGGGTGATCTCGTCGGCCGCAGCGGCCGGCAGGCGGCGACCGACATGCTGCCGGGACTGGTCGAGCGCCATTCCATCGATTTCGTGATCGTCAACGGCGAGAACTCCGCGGCCGGCTTCGGCATCACCGAGGAGATCCTGCAGGACGTGCTGGATGCGGGGGCGGATGTCGTCACCACCGGCAATCACGTGTGGGACCAGCGCGACACGCTGGTCTATATCGAGCGGCAGGACCGCCTGTTGCGGCCGCTCAACTTCCCGCAAGGGGCGCCGGGGCGCGGCGCCAACCTGTTCACCGCGCGCAACGGCGCAAGGGTGCTGGTGATGAATGTCATGGGCCGGGTGTTCATGGACAGTCTCGACGATCCTTTCGTCGCGGTGGAGCGGGTGCTGGACGCAACGCCGCTCGGCCAGGTGGCGGATGCCATCGTCATCGACATGCATGCGGAGGCGACCAGCGAGAAGCAGGCGCTGGCGCATTTCGTCGACGGCCGGGCGACGCTGGTCGTGGGCACCCACACGCATGTGCCGACCGCCGATCATCAGATCCTGCCGGGCGGCACCGCCTATATGAGCGATGCCGGCATGTGCGGCGACTACGATTCCGTGCTCGGCATGGAGAAGGACGAGCCGATCTCCCGCTTCCTGCGCAAGATCCCGTCCGGGCGCTTTACCCCGGCGATGGGCGATGCGACGGTGTGCGGGGTGGCCGTCGAGGTGGACGATGCCAGCGGCCTGGCCACGGCGATCGAACCGGTGCGGCTGGGCGGACGGCTGGCCCGGGCGCTGCCCTCGTTCTGGACGGCAGGATGA
- the ybgC gene encoding tol-pal system-associated acyl-CoA thioesterase yields MTTHEASPRWPDLAGRLEGGRHVLPVRVYYEDTDFTGVVYHAAYLKFAERGRSDFLRLCGIHHNELASGAHGEPLAFAVRHMEIDFHAPARIDDLLEVATRLDEARGARIVLAQEIRRDGALLFAAEVTVAVISPEGRPRRLPAALAARLAGDMSLS; encoded by the coding sequence ATGACGACACATGAGGCGTCGCCGCGCTGGCCGGATCTTGCCGGCCGGCTGGAGGGCGGACGGCATGTCCTGCCGGTGCGGGTCTATTACGAGGACACCGATTTCACCGGCGTCGTCTATCACGCCGCCTATCTGAAGTTCGCCGAACGCGGCCGCTCCGATTTCCTGCGCCTTTGCGGCATTCACCACAACGAGCTGGCGAGCGGCGCGCATGGCGAACCGCTGGCGTTCGCCGTGCGGCACATGGAGATCGATTTCCATGCGCCGGCCCGCATCGACGACCTGCTGGAGGTCGCAACGCGCCTCGATGAGGCGCGGGGCGCGCGGATCGTCCTGGCCCAGGAAATCCGCCGGGACGGGGCGCTGCTTTTCGCCGCCGAGGTGACGGTCGCCGTGATTTCTCCTGAAGGGCGGCCGCGCCGCCTGCCGGCTGCGCTTGCCGCGCGCCTTGCCGGCGACATGTCGCTGTCTTAA
- the tkt gene encoding transketolase — translation MTDLEKHNRMANAIRFLAADAVEAAKSGHPGLPMGAADIATVLFTQVMHYDPTRPDWPDRDRFVLSAGHGSMLLYAVHYLLGSEDFTLDQLKKFRQIGALTAGHPEYGHGAGIETTTGPLGQGLANAVGMAISERHLRETFGDALTDHYTYVLAGDGCLMEGISQEAISLAGHLKLNRLIVIWDDNGISIDGKVSLTDSTNQLERFEASGWATVAIDGHDPAAIAAALTKARDSDRPTLIAAKTTIGFGAPNKAGSEKVHGSPLGAEELAATRKALGWAHEAFEVPSDILDAWRIAGLRSGQARKEWEKRLAAADSELRSEFERRLRGDLPSGFAEAMAKLKKQIAQDKPTMATRKASEYVLGTITKVLPETIGGSADLTGSNNTRTPDTAPITPDDFTGRYLHWGIREHGMAAAMNGMALHGGTIPYSGTFLVFSDYARPAIRLAALMRQRVIHVMTHDSIGLGEDGPTHQPVEHYAALRAIPNLDFYRPADVTETLECWQLALETEETPSILALTRQNLPPVRTSYEAENLSARGAYVVADSDEAPEVTIFASGSEVEIALKARETLVAAGTATRVVSVPCMERFERQSDDYRADIAGGAKVKVAIEAGIRMGWDSIIGSDGIFIGMTGFGASGPYQELYRHFGITAEAVVAAVNARL, via the coding sequence ATGACCGACCTCGAAAAGCACAATCGCATGGCCAATGCGATCCGTTTCCTCGCAGCAGATGCCGTGGAAGCGGCCAAGTCCGGCCATCCCGGCCTGCCCATGGGAGCGGCCGACATCGCGACCGTGCTGTTCACCCAGGTGATGCATTACGACCCGACCCGTCCGGACTGGCCGGACCGCGACCGGTTCGTCCTGTCGGCCGGCCACGGCTCGATGCTGCTCTATGCGGTGCACTACCTGCTCGGCTCCGAGGACTTCACCCTCGACCAGCTCAAGAAGTTCCGCCAGATCGGCGCGCTGACCGCCGGTCATCCGGAATACGGCCACGGCGCCGGCATCGAGACGACCACCGGCCCGCTCGGCCAGGGTCTTGCCAATGCCGTCGGCATGGCGATCTCCGAGCGCCACCTGCGCGAGACCTTCGGCGACGCCCTCACCGACCACTACACCTATGTGCTGGCCGGCGACGGCTGCCTGATGGAGGGCATCAGCCAGGAGGCGATCTCGCTCGCCGGCCATCTGAAGCTCAACCGCCTGATCGTCATCTGGGACGACAACGGCATCTCCATCGACGGCAAGGTGTCGCTCACCGACAGCACCAACCAGCTGGAGCGCTTCGAAGCCAGCGGCTGGGCGACCGTCGCCATCGACGGGCACGATCCGGCGGCGATCGCCGCCGCCCTGACCAAGGCGCGCGACAGCGACCGCCCGACCCTGATCGCCGCGAAGACCACCATCGGCTTCGGCGCGCCGAACAAGGCCGGCTCCGAGAAGGTCCACGGCTCGCCGCTCGGCGCCGAGGAACTGGCCGCGACCCGCAAGGCGCTCGGCTGGGCCCATGAGGCCTTCGAGGTTCCCAGCGACATTCTCGACGCCTGGCGCATCGCCGGCCTGCGCTCCGGCCAGGCCCGCAAGGAGTGGGAAAAGCGCCTTGCCGCCGCCGACTCCGAACTGCGGTCCGAGTTCGAGCGTCGCCTGCGCGGCGACCTGCCCTCCGGTTTCGCCGAGGCGATGGCGAAGCTGAAAAAGCAGATCGCCCAGGACAAGCCGACCATGGCGACCCGCAAGGCCTCGGAATACGTGCTCGGCACGATCACCAAGGTGTTGCCGGAGACCATCGGCGGCTCCGCCGACCTGACCGGTTCGAACAACACCAGGACGCCCGACACCGCCCCGATCACGCCGGACGACTTCACCGGCCGCTACCTGCACTGGGGCATCCGCGAGCACGGCATGGCCGCCGCGATGAACGGCATGGCGCTGCATGGCGGCACCATCCCCTATTCCGGCACCTTCCTGGTGTTCTCCGACTATGCCCGCCCGGCCATTCGCCTTGCGGCCCTGATGCGCCAGCGCGTCATCCACGTGATGACCCATGACAGCATCGGCCTCGGCGAGGATGGCCCGACCCATCAGCCGGTCGAGCACTACGCCGCGCTGCGCGCGATCCCGAACCTCGACTTCTATCGCCCGGCCGACGTCACCGAGACGCTGGAGTGCTGGCAGCTGGCGCTGGAAACCGAGGAGACGCCGAGCATTCTTGCGCTGACGCGCCAGAACCTGCCGCCGGTGCGCACCAGCTATGAGGCCGAGAACCTGTCCGCCCGCGGCGCCTATGTGGTCGCCGACAGCGACGAGGCGCCTGAGGTCACCATCTTCGCCTCCGGCTCAGAGGTCGAGATCGCCCTCAAGGCCCGCGAGACGCTGGTCGCCGCCGGCACCGCGACCCGCGTCGTCTCCGTGCCCTGCATGGAGCGCTTCGAGCGCCAGTCGGACGACTACCGCGCCGACATCGCCGGCGGGGCGAAGGTCAAGGTCGCCATCGAGGCCGGCATCCGCATGGGCTGGGACTCGATCATCGGATCCGACGGCATCTTCATCGGCATGACCGGTTTCGGCGCCAGCGGCCCCTACCAGGAGCTCTACCGCCACTTCGGCATCACCGCCGAAGCGGTGGTCGCCGCGGTCAACGCCCGCCTGTAA
- the tolQ gene encoding protein TolQ: MNPVELAQTTLAAPQGDMSFFALFLQAHLVVKLVMLGLVVASIWCWAIIVDKWLLFTRTKRQMNRFETVFWSGQSLEELYRTLSGRANHSMAALFIAAMREWKRSHEGARPAIASLRQRIDRVMDVTIAREAERLEARLLVLATVGSAAPFIGLFGTVWGIMTSFQAIAASKNTNLAVVAPGIAEALLATALGLLAAIPAVIAYNKLSADAGKLSARMEGFADEFSAILSRQIDERS, encoded by the coding sequence ATGAATCCCGTGGAACTTGCACAAACGACCCTCGCGGCTCCGCAGGGCGACATGTCCTTCTTCGCGCTGTTTCTTCAGGCGCATCTCGTCGTCAAGCTGGTGATGCTCGGCCTCGTCGTCGCATCCATCTGGTGCTGGGCGATCATCGTCGACAAGTGGCTGCTGTTCACGCGCACCAAGCGCCAGATGAACCGCTTCGAGACCGTGTTCTGGTCCGGCCAGTCGCTCGAGGAGCTGTATCGCACCCTGTCGGGGCGGGCGAACCATTCGATGGCAGCGCTGTTCATTGCGGCGATGCGCGAGTGGAAGCGCAGCCATGAGGGCGCGCGCCCGGCCATCGCCAGCCTGCGCCAGCGCATCGACCGGGTGATGGACGTGACCATCGCCCGCGAGGCCGAACGCCTGGAGGCAAGGCTCCTGGTGCTGGCGACCGTCGGCTCGGCGGCCCCCTTCATCGGCCTGTTCGGCACTGTCTGGGGCATCATGACCAGCTTCCAGGCGATTGCCGCCTCCAAGAACACCAATCTGGCCGTCGTCGCGCCGGGCATCGCCGAGGCGCTGCTCGCGACCGCGCTCGGCCTGCTCGCGGCCATTCCGGCGGTGATTGCCTACAACAAGCTGTCGGCGGATGCCGGCAAGCTGTCCGCCCGCATGGAAGGCTTCGCCGACGAGTTCTCTGCCATTCTGTCGCGTCAGATCGACGAGAGGAGCTGA
- a CDS encoding cell division protein ZapA, which yields MAQIIVTINGRSFRMACDDGEEERLTALARRFDSAIDSLRGSFGEIGDLRLTVMAGIMVTDELVERERRLAALQDEVDSLREARRVALDSSARNDAELAGKIVNAAERIEALADGLARSLRPADA from the coding sequence ATGGCTCAGATAATCGTGACGATCAACGGACGCAGTTTTCGCATGGCCTGCGACGACGGCGAGGAAGAGCGGCTGACCGCGCTCGCCCGCCGCTTCGACAGCGCCATCGACAGCCTGCGCGGCAGTTTCGGCGAGATCGGCGATCTGCGCCTGACGGTGATGGCCGGGATCATGGTCACCGACGAACTGGTGGAGCGCGAACGCCGGCTCGCCGCCCTGCAGGACGAGGTCGACAGCCTGCGCGAGGCGCGCCGCGTGGCGCTCGACAGCTCCGCGCGCAACGACGCGGAACTCGCCGGCAAGATCGTCAATGCGGCCGAGCGGATCGAGGCTCTGGCCGACGGGCTGGCAAGATCGCTGCGCCCGGCCGATGCCTGA
- a CDS encoding globin-coupled sensor protein has product MAPRDTIAERRAFYRLDDTALSLLREAKPVIMRLLPDILDGFYQHISGFADARKFFKSPDHMAHAKEMQLRHWSIIADARFTEDYADSVTKVGEAHNRLGLEPRWYIGGYNFVLNGLVEGVAREMRGSYFSRDARARVIAIQKAVQSAALLDMDLAISVYIEAGHRDRRETLDAIAGRFEQAVATAVDTCAQTAAAMDEVSRELGTVSSKNAESSHFAERASGEASDNVQAAAAASEEMAASIREIARQADEARRVSQQAVSAAALSNDKITSLTAASQRIGDIVKLISDIAGQTNLLALNATIEAARAGEAGKGFAVVAAEVKGLAEQTSRATADIAAQIGEIQTATGDSAEAIGSVSSTIETMNNIATAIAAAVQQQSAATGEISRNISEASDGTMRVSESTAGILQAALRGKEVAGAVGEQSSRLNTDIRELQVRMTELIATIRAA; this is encoded by the coding sequence ATGGCTCCCAGGGACACGATTGCCGAAAGGCGTGCATTCTACAGGCTCGACGACACTGCCCTTTCGTTGCTTCGCGAGGCGAAGCCGGTGATCATGCGGTTGCTGCCCGACATTCTCGATGGGTTCTACCAGCATATTTCCGGCTTTGCGGATGCCCGGAAATTCTTCAAGTCGCCGGACCACATGGCGCATGCCAAGGAGATGCAGCTGCGGCATTGGTCGATCATCGCCGATGCCCGCTTCACCGAAGACTACGCGGACTCGGTGACGAAGGTCGGCGAGGCGCACAATCGCCTCGGCCTCGAGCCGCGCTGGTATATCGGCGGCTACAACTTCGTGCTCAACGGGCTGGTCGAGGGTGTGGCGCGGGAAATGCGCGGAAGCTATTTCTCCAGGGATGCGCGCGCCCGGGTGATCGCGATCCAGAAGGCGGTCCAGTCGGCGGCCTTGCTCGACATGGACCTTGCGATCTCCGTCTATATCGAGGCGGGCCATCGCGACCGGCGCGAGACGCTGGATGCGATTGCCGGCCGGTTCGAGCAGGCGGTCGCGACCGCGGTCGACACCTGCGCGCAGACCGCTGCGGCAATGGACGAGGTCTCGCGGGAGCTGGGGACGGTCTCCAGCAAGAACGCCGAAAGCAGCCATTTTGCCGAGCGCGCCTCGGGCGAGGCGTCCGACAACGTCCAGGCAGCGGCCGCCGCATCGGAGGAGATGGCCGCGAGCATTCGCGAGATCGCGCGCCAGGCCGACGAGGCGCGCCGGGTCTCGCAGCAGGCGGTCTCGGCGGCGGCGCTGTCCAACGACAAGATCACCTCGCTGACGGCCGCCTCGCAGCGGATCGGCGACATCGTCAAGCTGATCTCGGACATTGCCGGGCAGACGAACCTGCTGGCGCTGAACGCGACCATCGAGGCGGCGCGGGCCGGCGAGGCGGGCAAGGGATTTGCCGTGGTTGCGGCCGAGGTCAAGGGACTTGCCGAGCAGACATCCCGGGCGACCGCGGACATCGCTGCGCAGATCGGCGAAATCCAGACCGCGACGGGCGACTCGGCCGAGGCGATCGGCAGCGTCTCCTCGACGATCGAGACGATGAACAACATCGCCACCGCGATTGCCGCCGCCGTGCAGCAGCAAAGCGCGGCCACCGGCGAGATCAGTCGCAACATCTCCGAGGCGTCGGACGGCACCATGCGCGTCAGCGAATCTACGGCAGGAATCCTGCAGGCCGCCCTGCGCGGCAAGGAGGTGGCCGGCGCGGTGGGAGAGCAGTCGTCCCGCCTCAACACGGACATTCGCGAGTTGCAGGTGCGCATGACCGAGCTCATCGCGACGATCCGGGCCGCATGA
- the ruvC gene encoding crossover junction endodeoxyribonuclease RuvC, producing MAFPIRILGIDPGLRRTGWGVIVVEGNRMTFAASGTVLSDNRLPLSDRLRQLHDGLQEVLGQQAPDEAAVELTFVNKDAGATLKLGQARGIALLVPALNGLAVAEYAPNLVKKTVVGTGHAEKDQIRMMVKVLMPKATFNSDDAADALAIAICHAQHRVTPAAARIAEKLAR from the coding sequence ATGGCATTCCCGATTCGCATACTCGGCATCGATCCCGGTCTCCGCCGCACCGGCTGGGGCGTGATCGTCGTGGAGGGAAACCGCATGACCTTCGCGGCCAGCGGCACGGTCCTCTCCGACAACCGCCTGCCGCTGTCCGACCGGCTGCGCCAGTTGCATGACGGGCTGCAGGAGGTTCTCGGGCAGCAGGCGCCGGACGAGGCGGCGGTGGAACTGACCTTCGTCAACAAGGATGCGGGCGCGACGCTGAAACTCGGCCAGGCGCGCGGCATCGCGCTGCTGGTTCCGGCGTTGAACGGTCTTGCGGTTGCGGAATATGCGCCGAACCTCGTCAAGAAGACGGTGGTGGGAACGGGGCACGCGGAGAAGGACCAGATCCGCATGATGGTGAAGGTCCTGATGCCGAAGGCGACGTTCAACTCGGATGACGCGGCCGATGCGCTGGCCATCGCCATCTGCCATGCCCAGCACCGGGTGACGCCGGCCGCCGCACGCATTGCCGAGAAACTGGCGCGATGA
- the tolR gene encoding protein TolR, with translation MGMQSAGAAPEEAGRRRRRKRHQPMSEINVTPFVDVMLVLLIIFMVAAPLLTVGVPLDLPETQAKPLEGATEPITISVAADGRIYIQDTEIAADEVVAKLEAIAQNGYDERIFVRGDRNADYGTIMGVMGRINAAGYKRLGLVTLEEQQ, from the coding sequence ATGGGCATGCAGTCCGCCGGTGCGGCGCCCGAAGAGGCCGGTCGCCGCCGTCGCCGAAAGCGCCACCAGCCGATGAGCGAGATCAACGTCACGCCCTTCGTGGACGTGATGCTGGTGCTGCTGATCATCTTCATGGTCGCGGCGCCGCTGCTCACCGTCGGCGTGCCGCTCGACCTGCCGGAGACGCAGGCCAAGCCCCTGGAAGGGGCGACGGAGCCGATCACGATTTCGGTCGCCGCCGACGGGCGCATCTATATCCAGGACACGGAGATCGCCGCCGACGAAGTGGTGGCGAAGCTGGAGGCGATCGCCCAGAACGGCTACGACGAGCGCATCTTCGTGCGCGGCGACCGGAATGCCGACTACGGCACGATCATGGGCGTGATGGGGCGCATCAACGCGGCCGGCTACAAGCGGCTCGGCCTCGTGACGCTCG
- a CDS encoding DUF4164 domain-containing protein — translation MDDTSGLSGGQSGGGETRPVASAAGPGGSVDAALERLARAVSRLDAAVQRRLEADMSLGGLQEELQRLGEDRSSLAATLDTAEARVARLEDANREVSRRLVSAMESIRSVLETHGG, via the coding sequence ATGGACGATACGTCGGGACTTTCCGGGGGGCAGTCGGGCGGGGGCGAGACCCGGCCGGTCGCGTCCGCGGCAGGGCCCGGCGGCAGCGTCGATGCTGCGCTCGAGCGTCTGGCCCGCGCCGTGTCGCGGCTGGATGCAGCGGTGCAGCGCCGGCTCGAGGCCGACATGTCGCTGGGCGGGCTGCAGGAAGAGTTGCAGCGGCTGGGCGAGGACCGCTCCTCGCTGGCTGCGACGCTGGACACGGCCGAGGCGCGCGTCGCCCGGCTGGAGGATGCCAATCGCGAAGTCTCGCGAAGGCTGGTGTCGGCAATGGAATCGATCCGCTCCGTGCTCGAGACGCATGGCGGCTGA
- the ruvA gene encoding Holliday junction branch migration protein RuvA — protein MIGKLKGVVDEIGDDHLILDVHGVGYLVFAPARVLQGLPGRGEAAVLHIETLVREDLIRLYGFSSASEKAWFQLLMTVQGVGAKVALAALGVMKASELANAVALGDTAQIARAPGIGKRVAERIVTELKSKAPAFASVDAGTIAASQQASAAVPTAVGDAVSALVNLGYQQAQASAAVAAAVKSAGEEAEAATLIRLGLKELAR, from the coding sequence ATGATCGGCAAGCTCAAGGGTGTGGTCGACGAGATCGGCGACGATCACCTGATCCTCGACGTGCACGGCGTCGGCTATCTGGTCTTTGCGCCCGCGCGCGTGCTGCAGGGGCTGCCCGGGCGCGGCGAGGCGGCGGTGCTGCATATCGAGACCCTGGTGCGCGAGGACCTGATCCGCCTCTACGGTTTTTCCAGCGCGTCGGAAAAGGCCTGGTTCCAGCTGCTGATGACCGTGCAGGGGGTGGGGGCCAAGGTCGCGCTCGCCGCCCTCGGCGTGATGAAGGCGTCGGAACTCGCCAATGCGGTGGCGCTGGGCGATACGGCCCAGATCGCCCGCGCGCCGGGCATCGGCAAGCGGGTCGCCGAGCGCATCGTCACCGAACTGAAGAGCAAGGCGCCGGCCTTTGCCAGCGTCGATGCCGGCACCATCGCGGCCTCGCAGCAGGCCTCGGCCGCTGTGCCGACGGCGGTGGGCGATGCAGTGTCTGCCCTCGTCAATCTCGGCTACCAGCAGGCGCAGGCCAGCGCGGCGGTGGCCGCTGCCGTCAAGAGCGCAGGCGAGGAGGCCGAGGCCGCCACGCTGATCCGCCTCGGCCTCAAGGAGCTTGCCAGATGA
- the ruvB gene encoding Holliday junction branch migration DNA helicase RuvB, which produces MSEDAGRLVSPELRGDEIDTTMRPQVLDDFVGQAQARANLKVFIGAAKARGEALDHVLFVGPPGLGKTTLAQIMARELGVNFRATSGPVIAKAGDLAALLTNLEERDVLFIDEIHRLSPAVEEVLYPAMEDFQLDLIIGEGPAARSVKIDLARFTLVAATTRLGLLTTPLRDRFGIPVRLQFYTSEELELIVRRGARILGIGMSDDGAREIARRARGTPRIAGRLLRRVRDFAVVGGQETVDAAIADRALTQLEVDSAGLDQLDRRYLNQIALKFGGGPVGIETIAAALSEPRDAIEEIVEPYLIQQGYIQRTPRGRILTPQAFQHLGLAAPQGSNVPQLGLFTDDDT; this is translated from the coding sequence ATGAGCGAGGACGCCGGCCGTCTCGTCTCGCCCGAACTGCGCGGCGACGAGATCGACACGACGATGCGCCCGCAGGTGCTCGACGACTTCGTCGGCCAGGCGCAGGCGCGCGCCAATCTCAAGGTCTTCATCGGCGCGGCCAAGGCGCGCGGCGAGGCGCTCGACCATGTGCTCTTTGTCGGGCCTCCGGGGCTCGGCAAGACGACGCTCGCCCAGATCATGGCGCGTGAGCTCGGCGTCAACTTCCGTGCGACCTCCGGACCGGTCATCGCCAAGGCCGGCGATCTCGCCGCGCTGCTGACCAACCTGGAAGAGCGCGATGTGCTGTTCATCGACGAGATCCATCGTCTCAGCCCGGCCGTCGAGGAAGTGCTCTATCCGGCGATGGAGGACTTCCAGCTCGACCTGATCATCGGCGAGGGTCCGGCGGCGCGCTCGGTGAAGATCGATCTTGCGCGCTTCACCCTCGTTGCGGCGACGACGCGGCTCGGCCTCCTGACGACGCCGCTGCGCGACCGGTTCGGCATTCCCGTCCGCCTGCAATTCTACACGTCCGAGGAACTGGAGCTGATCGTGCGGCGCGGTGCCCGCATTCTCGGCATCGGAATGAGCGACGACGGAGCGCGGGAGATCGCCCGGCGCGCACGCGGCACGCCGCGCATCGCCGGCCGCCTGCTGCGGCGGGTGCGCGACTTTGCCGTGGTCGGCGGACAGGAGACGGTGGATGCGGCGATTGCCGACCGGGCGCTGACCCAGCTCGAGGTGGACAGTGCCGGCCTCGACCAGCTCGACCGGCGCTACCTGAACCAGATCGCCCTGAAATTCGGCGGCGGTCCCGTCGGCATCGAGACCATCGCCGCGGCCCTTTCGGAGCCGCGCGACGCTATCGAGGAGATCGTCGAGCCCTATCTGATCCAGCAGGGCTATATCCAGCGCACGCCGCGCGGCCGCATCCTGACGCCGCAGGCGTTCCAGCATCTCGGCCTGGCGGCGCCGCAAGGCTCCAACGTGCCGCAGCTCGGGCTGTTCACCGATGACGACACATGA